One Clostridium sp. CM027 genomic window carries:
- the truA gene encoding tRNA pseudouridine(38-40) synthase TruA: MRNLKMILEYDGSRYKGWQKQSDNDLTVQGKLEGALSKMAGEPIEVTGCVRTDVGVHAENYMANFHTNCELSIDEMRECLYEFLPEDIVVKSMVDASEKFHAGYNIKSITYVYKINNNELRNVFNRKYVYHSEMNLNLEEMRITAESLVGSHDFKYLATVSTNTKSTTKTINYINITEKEGIIEIEINADEFLWNMVRIIIGSLLEVGKGKIKAMDIEKLLNEETASEYIPMAKAKGLSLRNVEY, translated from the coding sequence ATGAGAAATTTAAAAATGATATTAGAATATGATGGAAGTAGATATAAAGGATGGCAAAAACAATCAGATAACGATTTAACGGTTCAAGGTAAACTAGAAGGTGCATTATCTAAAATGGCAGGAGAACCTATAGAGGTTACAGGCTGCGTGCGAACTGATGTAGGTGTACATGCTGAAAATTATATGGCAAACTTTCATACTAATTGTGAGTTAAGCATAGATGAGATGAGAGAATGTTTATATGAATTTTTACCAGAGGACATAGTAGTGAAATCCATGGTGGATGCAAGTGAAAAATTTCATGCAGGGTATAATATAAAATCAATTACTTATGTGTATAAAATAAATAATAATGAACTAAGAAATGTATTTAATAGAAAATATGTTTATCACTCTGAGATGAATCTTAATTTAGAAGAAATGAGAATTACGGCAGAGTCTTTAGTTGGATCTCATGATTTTAAGTATTTAGCGACAGTATCTACAAATACTAAATCAACTACTAAGACTATCAATTATATAAATATAACAGAAAAAGAAGGCATTATTGAAATAGAAATTAATGCAGATGAATTCTTATGGAATATGGTAAGAATTATTATAGGAAGCCTTTTAGAAGTGGGTAAAGGAAAAATTAAGGCAATGGATATAGAAAAATTACTAAATGAAGAAACAGCATCAGAGTATATACCGATGGCAAAAGCAAAAGGATTATCTCTAAGAAATGTTGAATATTAA
- a CDS encoding helix-turn-helix transcriptional regulator, with amino-acid sequence MFKTKIKVLRAEKEITQEELAEAIGVSRGTILEIERGAFNPSLKLAFKIVNYLNKKIDDVFEFIREDD; translated from the coding sequence ATGTTTAAAACTAAGATTAAAGTTTTAAGAGCTGAAAAAGAAATAACCCAAGAGGAATTAGCTGAAGCAATTGGTGTTTCGAGAGGAACAATCCTTGAAATAGAGCGAGGAGCATTTAATCCATCTTTAAAATTAGCTTTTAAAATTGTTAACTATTTGAACAAGAAAATTGATGATGTTTTTGAATTTATTAGGGAGGATGATTAA
- a CDS encoding esterase family protein → MNKSKVEKVNFYSDVLGKEMPMLVYLPECYNSLTPLPVLYFLHGRSGNENLMFEMDINAKADRMIKNGDIKPMIIACPRIENSRGFNSSLICKEVPDPGDNNRIINLGMYEDYFMKEILPLTDKTFNTIKDRKGRYIGGISAGGYAALHNTFRHQHIFSKVGGHMPALELKLEEEDKPYYKDMDVWEKYDPIYIARNNNISSGIDVYLDAGDKDEGRFYEGCSILHKTLNEKGINSQNHVFPGNHSAEYIQSNIEKYLKFYGC, encoded by the coding sequence ATGAATAAATCAAAAGTAGAAAAAGTAAATTTTTATAGTGATGTCCTTGGTAAAGAAATGCCAATGTTAGTGTATTTACCTGAATGCTATAATAGTTTAACTCCTCTACCGGTATTATATTTTCTACATGGAAGAAGTGGGAATGAAAATTTAATGTTTGAAATGGATATAAACGCTAAAGCTGATCGAATGATAAAAAATGGGGACATTAAGCCTATGATAATTGCATGTCCAAGAATTGAAAACAGCCGTGGTTTTAATTCATCCTTAATCTGTAAAGAGGTGCCTGATCCTGGAGATAATAATAGAATCATAAATTTAGGAATGTATGAGGATTACTTTATGAAAGAAATATTGCCTTTAACAGATAAAACTTTCAATACTATAAAAGATAGAAAAGGAAGATATATTGGAGGGATATCTGCTGGGGGTTATGCAGCTCTTCACAATACATTTCGACATCAGCACATATTTTCAAAAGTAGGAGGGCATATGCCTGCCTTAGAACTGAAACTTGAAGAGGAAGACAAGCCATATTATAAAGACATGGATGTATGGGAAAAATATGATCCAATATATATTGCAAGAAACAATAATATTTCTTCTGGTATTGATGTATATCTTGATGCTGGAGATAAGGATGAAGGTAGATTTTATGAAGGCTGTTCAATTTTACATAAAACATTGAACGAAAAAGGCATAAATTCTCAAAATCATGTATTCCCTGGTAATCACAGTGCTGAATATATACAATCAAATATTGAAAAATATCTAAAATTTTATGGATGTTAA